In the Halorubrum ruber genome, CGGGGGCGCCGACGTCGAACTCTCTGCCCCGGGCGTGTCGCTGGCGGCGGACACGGTGATGCCCGAGAGCCTCATCACGTCGATCCAGCCGCACTACCAGGTGGCGCACGCCGAGACGCTGCCGCGGCACTTCCGCTACGCGCTCCGGATCGCCGGGCCACTCTTAGCGCTCGGCGTCAACTCCCCGTTCTTCCCGCCGGACCTGTACGACGACGGCTGGGACGGCGAGCGCGTCCTCGACGAGGGGGCGACCGAGAACCGCGTCCACGTGTTCGAGTCCGTCCTCAACGCGCGGACCGACGCGGACAAGGTCCGGTTCCCGCGCGACTTCCGCGATGTCGAGACCGCGGTCGACCGCATCGCGGGCGACGAGACGCTGATCCCGATGCCCGACCCGGGCGGCAGCGACCGCTTCGACGACGAGTTCGCGACGTTCCGGACCAAGCATGGGAGCTACTGGCGCTGGGTCCGGCCCGTCTTCGAGGGGGCGAGCCGCTCCGCCGCCAACGCCCGGATCGAGTTCCGCCCGATTCCCGGTCAGCCCACGGTCCGCGACTCCATCGCGTTCCAGGGAGCGTTCGCCGGGCTGATGCAGGCGCTCGCGCAGCACGAACACCCGGTCATCGGGCTCGACTGGGAGACCGCCCGCGATAACTTCTACGCCGCCGTGGCCGACGGGCTCGACGCCGACATGGAGTGGATCGGCCGCGACGGGGAGCGGACGACGGACACGGACACGCTGTACGCCGACCTCCTCGACCACGCCGAGGCGGGGCTCCGGACCGCCGGCTGCGCCGACGACGAGGCCGCCGAGTGGATCGCGCCGCTGCGCTGGCGCGTCGCGAACCGCACGACGCCGGCGAGCTGGAAGCGCGACCGCGTCCGCGCCCGGCTCGACGACGGCGACGACTTCGCGACCGCGGTCCACGACACCCAGCGCGAGTACATCCGCCAGCAGGCGGACACCCTCATCGACGGCGGCTTCTCGGCGTGGACGGGCGATTCCTGACGGGGAGACCGGTTCCGCGCGACCGCAACACAGTACAGTTATCGGCCCGCCGCGTCATCCGTCGGTATGGACGATGACGATCTGATCGCCGCGGCGCGCGAGGCCTTGGAGGCCGCCCACGTTCCGTACTCCGAGTACCGCGTCGGCGCCGCGCTCCGGACCGCCGACGGCACCGTCTACACCGGCTGTAACATCGAGAACGCGAACTACTCCAACAGCCTCCACGCAGAGGAGGTCGCGCTCGCGGAGGCGGTCAAGAACGGCCACCGCGAGTTCGACCGGATCGCGGTCTCCTCCGGCGTCCGCGACGGCGTCACCCCCTGCGGGATGTGCCGGCAGACGCTCGCGGAGTTCGCGGCCGACGACCTCGTCGTCGCCTGCGACGAGGGCGGCGACGCCGTGACGGAGTACACGCTGGGCGAACTCCTCCCGAACACCATTTCGGAGGGGACCCTCGACGACGCCAGCAGGGAGTGACGGCACGGCGGCCCGCCGCCGCCGAGACGTCCCCGAGCGACCGAGACGGAACTACTTTTAAACGGCTCGCCGAAGGGCGGAGACATGACCGAAGACAGCGAGGACCCGAACGACGGGGCCGGCTACCACGTCGAGGCCGGGTCCGAGGACGTCGCGGACGCGGTCCTGCTCCCGGGCAACCCCGAGCGCGTCGACAAGATCACGGCGCTGTGGGACGGCCACGAGGAGGTCGCGCGCCACCGCGAGTACCGCACCGCGACCGGCACGTACGACGGCGCGCCGATCTCCGTCACCTCCACCGGGATCGGCTCGCCGTCGGCCGCCATCGCCGTCGAGGAGTTGGCGCGCGTCGGCGTCGACACGTTCATCCGGGTCGGCTCCTGCGGCGCGATCCAGCCCGAGATGGAGGTGGGCGACCTCGTGATCACGACCGGGGCGGTCCGCCAGGAGGGGACGAGCGACGAGTACGTCCGCGAGGACTACCCCGCGGCCGCGGACGGCGAGGTCGTGTCAGCCTTAGTCGCCGCCGCCGAGCGGCTGGGCCACGACTACCACACCGGCGTCACGATGAGCGCCGACTCCTTCTACGCGGGCCAAGGCCGCCCCGGGTTCGAGGGGTTCGAGGCCGCCGGCTCGGACGAGCTCGTCGAAGAGCTTCAGGACGCGAACGTGAAGAACATCGAGATGGAGGCGTCGTCGATCCTCACGATCGCGAGCGTGTACGGGCTCCGGGCGGGCGCCGTCTGCTCCGTCTACGCGAACCGCGTGACCGGCGAGTTCCGGACGGAGGGCGAGTCGCGCGCGGCCGAGACCGCGAGCCTCGCGGTGAAGCTGCTCGCGCGCATGGACGAGGTCAAGCGGGAGGCGGGCGCGGACCGCTGGCACGCCGGGCTCTCGCTGTAGCGGGCGCGCGGTCTCGCCGTTGCGGACCGTCCCCGTCGCGTCGGCGATTCTCGGCTGCGAGCGTTCCAAAGCGACTTTATCTGCGCGCCGTGGAGTTACGGCCATGAGTACACAGGTCGTCGTCGTCGGCTCCGGGTACGCCGGCGCAGGGGCGGTGAAGGCGTTCGAAGACGAGGTCGGGGAGGGCGAGGCCGAGCTCACGTGGATCTCGGAACACGACTACCACCTCGTCTTACACGAGGTCCACCGCGCGATCCGCAACCCCGCCGTCGAGGACAAGATCACGATCCCCGTCGACGAGATCAAGTCGCCCGAGTCCGACTTCGTCCAGGGCCGGGTCGTCGACGTCGACACCGACGAGCGCGTCGTCGAGACCGACGACGGGACGACCGTCGACTACGACTACCTCCTCCTCGGTATCGGCTCCACGACCGCCTTCTTCGGCATCGAGGGGTTAGAGGAGCACGCCCACCAGCTGAAGGGGCTCGACGACGCGAAGGCGATCCACGAGGACGTCCGCGAGGCGGCCGCGGACGCGACCCGCTCGGACCCCGCGCAGGTGATCGTCGGCGGCGCCGGTCTCTCCGGCATCCAGACG is a window encoding:
- the cdd gene encoding cytidine deaminase is translated as MDDDDLIAAAREALEAAHVPYSEYRVGAALRTADGTVYTGCNIENANYSNSLHAEEVALAEAVKNGHREFDRIAVSSGVRDGVTPCGMCRQTLAEFAADDLVVACDEGGDAVTEYTLGELLPNTISEGTLDDASRE
- a CDS encoding nucleoside phosphorylase — protein: MTEDSEDPNDGAGYHVEAGSEDVADAVLLPGNPERVDKITALWDGHEEVARHREYRTATGTYDGAPISVTSTGIGSPSAAIAVEELARVGVDTFIRVGSCGAIQPEMEVGDLVITTGAVRQEGTSDEYVREDYPAAADGEVVSALVAAAERLGHDYHTGVTMSADSFYAGQGRPGFEGFEAAGSDELVEELQDANVKNIEMEASSILTIASVYGLRAGAVCSVYANRVTGEFRTEGESRAAETASLAVKLLARMDEVKREAGADRWHAGLSL